The Humulus lupulus chromosome 3, drHumLupu1.1, whole genome shotgun sequence genome window below encodes:
- the LOC133824430 gene encoding protein POLLEN DEFECTIVE IN GUIDANCE 1 isoform X2, giving the protein MAMALRSAGRTLSYEILSQSSSIEDDEALFLRPNSDPFHNHSAPRPNRKKRKKRKKKTTTTATTTTTIEIESSIPEEPINGNDREVDSSVSENFGIARQAFQVSGNGDSCCSIGLESNCEGYSVMAAKFVRSGSGGSVCTVTTVTEQPGFQNVRGELRQRTVNGSGGGAGDGGLEDSASRVYSEGKLETDIEVNSAGKQRTEPNGTVLTKLETAESLDWKKLMSEDPNYMFSSEKSPFKYFYDDMLGGNSLRRTTTFGNEKERERVYDTIFRLPWRCELLINVGFFVCFDSFLSLLTIMPTRILTSIWRFIKTRQFKQASAAELSDFGCFVIMVCGVFLLERTDISLIYHMIRGQGTIKLYVVYNVLEIFDKLCQSFNGDVLQTLFNSADGLANSPPDGITFWIWRYVCDLTLAVVASIIHSFILLAQAITLSTCIVAHNNALLALLVSNNFAEIKSNVFKRYSRENIHSLVYFDSVERFHISAFVLFVLAQNILEAEGPWFESFLSNALLVYVCEMVIDIIKHSFIAKFNDIKPIAYSEFLEDLCKQILHIDTEDSKNILTFIPLAPACVVIRVLTPVYAACLPCHPLPWKLFWIVLLFSVNFVMLTSLKVLIGMGLQKHATWYVNRCRKRKHHLHCD; this is encoded by the exons ATGGCCATGGCGTTGAGATCCGCAGGAAGAACGCTCTCTTACGAGATTCTCAGCCAAAGTAGTTCCATTGAAGATGACGAAGCTCTCTTTCTCCGCCCTAACTCGGATCCATTTCACAACCATTCTGCTCCGAGACCGAACCGAAAGAAAcggaagaagagaaagaagaagacgACGACGACTGCGACGACGACGACGACGATCGAGATCGAGAGCTCGATTCCCGAGGAACCGATCAACGGAAATGACCGCGAAGTCGATTCCTCCGTCTCGGAGAATTTCGGAATCGCGAGGCAAGCGTTTCAGGTTTCCGGCAATGGAGATAGCTGTTGCTCGATTGGTTTGGAATCGAATTGCGAGGGTTATAGCGTCATGGCTGCGAAATTTGTTCGTTCAGGGAGTGGAGGGAGTGTTTGTACGGTGACGACGGTCACTGAGCAGCCGGGATTTCAGAATGTGCGCGGCGAGTTGAGACAGAGGACTGTCAATGGTAGTGGCGGTGGCGCCGGGGATGGAGGCTTGGAAGATAGTGCCTCGCGAGTGTACAGTGAAGGGAAATTGGAGACCGACATCGAGGTGAACTCGGCTGGGAAGCAGAGAACAGAACCCAATGGGACCGTCCTTACGAAATTAGAGACTGCCGAGTCCTTGGATTGGAAAAAGCTTATGTCAGAAGATCCCAATT ATATGTTTTCTTCCGAGAAATCACCTTTCAAGTACTTCTACGATGACATGTTGGGTGGAAATTCATTACGGAGGACGACAACTTTTGGTAATGAGAAAGAACGCGAAAGAGTTTATGATACAATCTTCCGCTTGCCATGGAGATGTGAACTG CTCATAAATGTTGGCTTCTTTGTCTGCTTTGATTCATTTCTGTCATTGTTAACTATCATGCCAACAAGAATCCTAACGTCCATTTGGAGGTTTATAAAAACAAG GCAGTTCAAACAGGCGTCTGCAGCAGAGCTGTCTGATTTTGGTTGTTTTGTTATAATGGTTTGTGGAGTCTTTCTTTTGGAGCGAACAG ATATCAGCTTAATATATCATATGATCCGTGGTCAAGGAACGATCAAACTATATGTGGTCTACAATGTGTTGGAG ATATTTGATAAATTATGTCAAAGTTTTAATGGAGATGTGTTGCAAACCCTATTTAATTCGGCAGATGGACTTGCAAACTCTCCGCCAGATGGAATAACCTTCTGGATTTGGAGATATGTGTGTGACCTGACTTTAGCTGTTGTTGCTTCCA TCATTCATTCTTTCATTTTATTAGCTCAAGCTATTACTTTGTCGACCTGTATAGTCGCTCACAACAACGCTTTACTGGCTTTGCTGGTGTCGAATAACTTTGCTGAGATAAAAAGCAATGTTTTTAAGCGATATAGTAGGGAGAATATTCATAGTCTGGTATACTTTG ATTCGGTGGAGAGATTCCATATCTCAGCGTTTGTCTTATTTGTTTTAGCTCAAAACATTCTGGAGGCCGAAGGTCCCTGGTTTGAAAGTTTTCTTTCG AATGCTCTCTTGGTATACGTTTGTGAAATGGTTATTGATATCATAAAGCACTCTTTCATAGCTAAATTTAATGACATAAAGCCCATTGCATACTCTGAGTTTCTTGAGGACCTCTGCAAACAG ATTTTACATATAGATACCGAAGATTCAAAGAATATTCTCACTTTTATTCCACTGGCGCCAGCTTGTGTG gttattCGAGTCTTGACTCCAGTCTATGCTGCCTGCCTCCCATGTCATCCTCTCCCATGGAAGCTCTTTTGGATTGTGTTATTGTTTTCCGTGAACTTTGTAATGCTCACTAGCCTTAAGGTGCTCATAGGCATGGGGCTACAGAAACACGCCACCTGGTATGTCAATAGGTGCCGAAAAAGAAAACACCATCTTCATTGTGATTAA
- the LOC133824430 gene encoding protein POLLEN DEFECTIVE IN GUIDANCE 1 isoform X1, with the protein MAMALRSAGRTLSYEILSQSSSIEDDEALFLRPNSDPFHNHSAPRPNRKKRKKRKKKTTTTATTTTTIEIESSIPEEPINGNDREVDSSVSENFGIARQAFQVSGNGDSCCSIGLESNCEGYSVMAAKFVRSGSGGSVCTVTTVTEQPGFQNVRGELRQRTVNGSGGGAGDGGLEDSASRVYSEGKLETDIEVNSAGKQRTEPNGTVLTKLETAESLDWKKLMSEDPNYMFSSEKSPFKYFYDDMLGGNSLRRTTTFGNEKERERVYDTIFRLPWRCELLINVGFFVCFDSFLSLLTIMPTRILTSIWRFIKTRQFKQASAAELSDFGCFVIMVCGVFLLERTGLVRICVYHVLLFYYHTRFTLAFWWHSFDSYYMNLNSSIFVSFVLDISLIYHMIRGQGTIKLYVVYNVLEIFDKLCQSFNGDVLQTLFNSADGLANSPPDGITFWIWRYVCDLTLAVVASIIHSFILLAQAITLSTCIVAHNNALLALLVSNNFAEIKSNVFKRYSRENIHSLVYFDSVERFHISAFVLFVLAQNILEAEGPWFESFLSNALLVYVCEMVIDIIKHSFIAKFNDIKPIAYSEFLEDLCKQILHIDTEDSKNILTFIPLAPACVVIRVLTPVYAACLPCHPLPWKLFWIVLLFSVNFVMLTSLKVLIGMGLQKHATWYVNRCRKRKHHLHCD; encoded by the exons ATGGCCATGGCGTTGAGATCCGCAGGAAGAACGCTCTCTTACGAGATTCTCAGCCAAAGTAGTTCCATTGAAGATGACGAAGCTCTCTTTCTCCGCCCTAACTCGGATCCATTTCACAACCATTCTGCTCCGAGACCGAACCGAAAGAAAcggaagaagagaaagaagaagacgACGACGACTGCGACGACGACGACGACGATCGAGATCGAGAGCTCGATTCCCGAGGAACCGATCAACGGAAATGACCGCGAAGTCGATTCCTCCGTCTCGGAGAATTTCGGAATCGCGAGGCAAGCGTTTCAGGTTTCCGGCAATGGAGATAGCTGTTGCTCGATTGGTTTGGAATCGAATTGCGAGGGTTATAGCGTCATGGCTGCGAAATTTGTTCGTTCAGGGAGTGGAGGGAGTGTTTGTACGGTGACGACGGTCACTGAGCAGCCGGGATTTCAGAATGTGCGCGGCGAGTTGAGACAGAGGACTGTCAATGGTAGTGGCGGTGGCGCCGGGGATGGAGGCTTGGAAGATAGTGCCTCGCGAGTGTACAGTGAAGGGAAATTGGAGACCGACATCGAGGTGAACTCGGCTGGGAAGCAGAGAACAGAACCCAATGGGACCGTCCTTACGAAATTAGAGACTGCCGAGTCCTTGGATTGGAAAAAGCTTATGTCAGAAGATCCCAATT ATATGTTTTCTTCCGAGAAATCACCTTTCAAGTACTTCTACGATGACATGTTGGGTGGAAATTCATTACGGAGGACGACAACTTTTGGTAATGAGAAAGAACGCGAAAGAGTTTATGATACAATCTTCCGCTTGCCATGGAGATGTGAACTG CTCATAAATGTTGGCTTCTTTGTCTGCTTTGATTCATTTCTGTCATTGTTAACTATCATGCCAACAAGAATCCTAACGTCCATTTGGAGGTTTATAAAAACAAG GCAGTTCAAACAGGCGTCTGCAGCAGAGCTGTCTGATTTTGGTTGTTTTGTTATAATGGTTTGTGGAGTCTTTCTTTTGGAGCGAACAGGTTTAGTAAGGATATGTGTCTATCATGTTCTCTTATTCTACTATCATACTAGATTTACTTTAGCTTTTTGGTGGCATTCTTTTGATTCTTATTACATGAATCTCAATTCTAGTATATTTGTTTCGTTTGTTTTAGATATCAGCTTAATATATCATATGATCCGTGGTCAAGGAACGATCAAACTATATGTGGTCTACAATGTGTTGGAG ATATTTGATAAATTATGTCAAAGTTTTAATGGAGATGTGTTGCAAACCCTATTTAATTCGGCAGATGGACTTGCAAACTCTCCGCCAGATGGAATAACCTTCTGGATTTGGAGATATGTGTGTGACCTGACTTTAGCTGTTGTTGCTTCCA TCATTCATTCTTTCATTTTATTAGCTCAAGCTATTACTTTGTCGACCTGTATAGTCGCTCACAACAACGCTTTACTGGCTTTGCTGGTGTCGAATAACTTTGCTGAGATAAAAAGCAATGTTTTTAAGCGATATAGTAGGGAGAATATTCATAGTCTGGTATACTTTG ATTCGGTGGAGAGATTCCATATCTCAGCGTTTGTCTTATTTGTTTTAGCTCAAAACATTCTGGAGGCCGAAGGTCCCTGGTTTGAAAGTTTTCTTTCG AATGCTCTCTTGGTATACGTTTGTGAAATGGTTATTGATATCATAAAGCACTCTTTCATAGCTAAATTTAATGACATAAAGCCCATTGCATACTCTGAGTTTCTTGAGGACCTCTGCAAACAG ATTTTACATATAGATACCGAAGATTCAAAGAATATTCTCACTTTTATTCCACTGGCGCCAGCTTGTGTG gttattCGAGTCTTGACTCCAGTCTATGCTGCCTGCCTCCCATGTCATCCTCTCCCATGGAAGCTCTTTTGGATTGTGTTATTGTTTTCCGTGAACTTTGTAATGCTCACTAGCCTTAAGGTGCTCATAGGCATGGGGCTACAGAAACACGCCACCTGGTATGTCAATAGGTGCCGAAAAAGAAAACACCATCTTCATTGTGATTAA
- the LOC133824431 gene encoding protein RGF1 INDUCIBLE TRANSCRIPTION FACTOR 1 — translation MIGCNLVIKKKKKTDWLNTLLRLKFFDSCVHHQEYRKNEKNLFCIDCNLGFCRHCLTAHCLHRRLQICKYVYHNVVRLQDMQKHLDCSKIQTYKINGEKAVHLNPRPQSKDAKPSTKSVCAGSCEACKRYIQDPPNRFCSISCKISVVPLKPKDHNNQSSFITVSQYEDLSCKEKSISETNLSEIESSLSLAESSEEIQACWVSSPLKPRKLLRKRKGIPFRAPLY, via the exons ATG ATTGGATGCAATTTAgtgataaagaagaagaagaaaacagaTTGGCTTAACACTCTTTTGAGACTCAAATTCTTTGACTCATGTGTTCATCATCAAGAATACCGGAAGAATGAGAAGAATTTGTTCTGCATAGACTGTAATCTTGGCTTTTGCAGGCACTGCTTAACAGCTCATTGCCTCCATAGAAGGCTTCAGATCTGCAAATATGTTTATCATAATGTTGTTCGTCTTCAAGACATGCAGAAACACCTTGATTGTTCTAAAATTCAG ACATATAAAATCAATGGTGAAAAAGCTGTTCATCTAAATCCAAGGCCTCAATCCAAAGATGCCAAACCATCAACTAAGTCTGTCTGTGCTGGTTCATGTGAAGCTTGTAAGAGATATATACAAGACCCTCCTAATAGATTTTGCTCCATTTCATGTAAg ATCTCAGTAGTTCCATTGAAGCCTAAAGACCACAACAACCAGAGTAGTTTCATAACAGTTTCACAATATGAAGATTTGTCATGCAAAGAAAAATCCATCTCTGAAACAAATTTGAGTGAAATTGAATCATCTCTATCACTGGCTGAGTCATCTGAGGAAATTCAAGCTTGTTGGGTTAGTTCACCATTGAAGCCAAGGAAGCTGCTGCGCAAGAGGAAAGGCATACCTTTCAGAGCTCCTCTCTACTGA